One Brassica napus cultivar Da-Ae chromosome C4, Da-Ae, whole genome shotgun sequence genomic region harbors:
- the LOC111198335 gene encoding uncharacterized protein LOC111198335: protein MPLTRLVPDAFGVLTICLVALLILLGLLCIAYSFYFQSHVRKQGFIQLGYFTGPWIIRIIFICFAIWWAVGEIFRLSLFRRHRRLLSGLDPTWQENVCKWYIVSNLGFAEPCLFLALMFLLRAPLKMDSGAMSGKWNRNTAGYIILYCLPILALQLAVVLSESRLNDGSGSYVKLPHDFTRTYSRVTIDHDQVALCTYPLLSTILLGVFAAVLTAYLFWLGRQILTLVINKRLQKRVYTLIFSFSSFLPLRIVMLCLSVLTRADKILFEALSFLAFLSLFCFCVVSICLLVYFPVSDSMALRGRRDMDEDDRAVTEERCGALLLAPQKEDSLSITGRRDSRSSSQERYVELSQFLEAGN from the coding sequence ATGCCCCTGACAAGATTAGTTCCCGATGCATTCGGCGTGCTGACCATCTGTCTAGTCGCTCTGCTTATTCTCCTCGGTCTCCTTTGCATCGCTTACTCCTTCTACTTCCAGTCTCACGTTCGTAAGCAAGGCTTTATTCAGCTTGGTTACTTCACCGGTCCTTGGATTATTCGCATCATCTTCATTTGCTTTGCTATCTGGTGGGCTGTTGGTGAGATTTTCCGGTTGAGTTTGTTTAGGCGCCACAGAAGGCTATTGAGTGGGTTGGATCCGACATGGCAAGAAAACGTCTGCAAGTGGTACATCGTTTCGAATCTTGGGTTTGCAGAGCCTTGCCTCTTTCTGGCACTCATGTTTCTTCTGCGTGCTCCTTTGAAGATGGATTCAGGGGCTATGAGTGGGAAATGGAACAGGAACACGGCAGGCTATATTATTCTGTATTGTCTACCGATTCTTGCTCTTCAACTTGCGGTTGTTTTATCCGAGTCACGCCTAAACGATGGTAGTGGCTCTTATGTAAAGCTGCCACACGACTTCACAAGAACCTATTCCCGAGTCACTATAGATCACGACCAGGTTGCGTTATGCACGTATCCTCTTTTGAGTACCATTCTCCTCGGTGTGTTTGCAGCCGTACTAACAGCTTACTTGTTCTGGCTTGGAAGACAGATACTGACACTGGTGATCAATAAGCGTTTGCAGAAGAGAGTATACactttgatattttctttctcCAGTTTTCTTCCGTTGAGGATTGTTATGCTCTGTTTGTCGGTACTCACAAGAGCAGACAAGATTTTATTCGAAGCCCTTTCCTTCTTGGCCTTCTTGTCCCTCTTCTGCTTTTGCGTTGTTTCCATTTGCTTGCTTGTCTACTTCCCGGTGTCAGATTCAATGGCCCTGAGAGGTCGAAGGGACATGGATGAAGATGATAGGGCTGTGACTGAAGAACGCTGTGGTGCTTTGTTGCTTGCACCACAGAAGGAGGATAGCTTGAGCATAACAGGTCGGAGAGACTCAAGGTCTTCTTCACAGGAGAGGTATGTGGAACTCAGCCAATTTCTTGAAGCTGGGAACTAA
- the LOC111205677 gene encoding uncharacterized protein LOC111205677 — protein sequence MTLGTINLSVKASSMTKIVEFLVIDRPTSYNAIIGTPWLNFMQPVLSTYHMCLKFPNTRGIETIWGDRKISRVCFAAKLKRKKPSAEFAAQNKKKSSIVDNTIEQDKTEIFWQSRVAEALEAKREPSCEHVISVCLDEAFQDRCVEISTNPSESLKTELIACLKKNLHTFAWAVEDMSGIDIKVTCHELNVDPTFKPFKQKRRKLGPERTGAVNDKVEKLLKVGSITEVRYPDWLANPVVVKKKNGKWRVCVKITEH from the coding sequence ATGACTCTCGGCACAATCAACCTCTCGGTTAAAGCCAGTAGCATGACGAAAATCGTGGAGTTCTTGGTCATCGATCGACCCACGTCGTATAACGCGATCATAGGAACTCCATGGCTGAATTTCATGCAACCAGTCCTGTCGACATACCACATGTGTCTCAAATTCCCAAACACTCGCGGGATCGAGACAATCTGGGGAGATAGGAAAATCTCACGAGTCTGCTTCGCTGCAAAATTAAAACGAAAAAAACCATCGGCCGAGTTTGCGgctcaaaacaaaaagaaatcgTCTATCGTTGACAACACCATAGAACAAGATAAAACTGAAATCTTTTGGCAATCACGAGTAGCCGAAGCTTTAGAAGCAAAACGCGAGCCGTCCTGCGAGCATGTAATCTCAGTATGCTTAGACGAAGCATTCCAAGATCGCTGCGTGGAAATCAGCACGAACCCGAGCGAGTCTCTCAAAACCGAGCTCATAGCTTGTCTGAAAAAGAACTTGCACACGTTCGCATGGGCCGTAGAGGACATGTCGGGGATTGACATCAAGGTcacatgtcacgagctgaacGTCGACCCAACTTTCAAACCTTTCAAACAAAAGAGACGAAAGTTGGGACCAGAACGCACTGGTGCGGTTAACGACAAGGTCGAAAAACTCCTCAAAGTCGGATCCATAACAGAGGTGAGGTATCCTGACTGGCTCGCTAACCCAGTcgtcgtcaaaaagaaaaacggaaagTGGCGAGTGTGCGTCAAAATCACtgaacactaa